DNA from Nitriliruptor alkaliphilus DSM 45188:
GACGACGGCCGCGACGAGACGGCCGCGATCGTCGAGGAGGCCGACGCGATCCGGCGGGAGGCCCTGCGGCTCGCCGATGAGGACACCGTCGCCTACGCGGCCGTCCTCGACGCCTCACGTGCGGACCACGACGACGAGGCGGCGCGTCGCCGTGCCGTGCGAGCGGCCCTGTCGGCCGCCACCGACGTGCCCCTCGGTGTCGTCGAGCGTGGGCACCGGGTCGCCACGCTGGGCGTGCCCGTCGCCCTCGATGGCAACCCGAACCTGCGGGGCGATGCGCTGGTCGGCGTCCGACTGGCGGACGCCGCCGCCCGCAGCGCCGCGGACCTGGTCCGCCTCAACGCATCGCTCGGTGACCTGGGCGACGGGCCGGTCGATCAGGCCGAGTCCTGGTGCGCCGAGCTCCGCGTCGTGGTGGGCGCGTTGGAGCAACCGCCACGCTGAACGGATCGGCAGGGCGGGGCGCACCCACCACTGAGATATCTCTTGCCATAGAACTGATATATCTGTACGGTGACCGAGTCGTCCACAGGAGCAGTCCCACGGCCAGCAACGCGGATCTCGACGCGTCGAGCCCCCTCGACGACGGCCACGCCCGGCTGCAGCGTCTGGCCGTGCTCGTCCCCGAGCACGCCCCGAGCACGTCGTTGAGCGACCAGGCCTACTACCTGTTGCGCGATCGCATCGTCACGCTTCGACTGCCGCCGGGAGCGCTCGTCAACGAGCGCGACCTCATGGAGGAGTTCGGCCTCGGCCGCACCCCGATCCGCGAGGCACTGCGGCGCCTGGCCGACGAGGACCTCGTCGAGGTCTACCCCCGCCGCGGCATCCAGGTCGGGCCCATCGACGTCGGCGACCTCGGGGCGATCTCGGAGGTCCGCGTCGAACTCGAGGGGTTCGCCGCCCGGCTGGCGGCTCGTCGCGCCAACGCCGACGACCGTGACGACCTGCGGGCCCTCCTCGACGAGATCGAGACCATCGCCGCCGGCGACGACGAGCCCGACGAGCTTCAGCTCATCCACCTCGACCAGCGCATCCACCGCCTGATCTACCGCGCCGTGCACAACCCGTTCCTGGAGGCGGCCCTCGATCGCTACTACGTCCTGGCGCTGCGGCTGTGGTTCCTGGCGCTCGACCGGGTGCCACGGCTGGAGGACGCGGTCGGGGAGCACGGCGAACTGCTCCGCACGATCCTCGACGGCGACGAAGCCACCGCCGAGGCCATCGCCCGGGACCACGTCATCGGCTTCGAGCAACAGATCCGTCAGTTGTTGTGACGCCTCCGGGCGCAGAACCGAGATGAAGGGTGCACCGTGAGTGACCTGCCGGAGGACGCGAACGTCGTCGTCATCGGAGCCGGGATCGTCGGCAACTCCCTCGTCGGCCACCTGGCCGACCTGGGGTGGCGCGACATCGTCCTGCTCGACAAGGGGCCGCTGCCCGACCCCGGCGGGTCGACCGGGCACGCCTCGAACTTCATCTTCCCCGTCGACCACAGCAAGGAGTTCGCCCTGCTGACGCTGGACTCCCAGCGGCAGTACGAGCAGATGGGCGTCAACACCACCTGCGGCGGCATCGAGGTGGCACGCACCCCCGAGCGCATGGAGGAGCTGCGGCGCCGCATGGCCTCGGCCAAGGCGTGGGGCGTCGAGTCCGAGCTGATCGGCCCGAAGGAGGTCGCTGAGCTCGTGCCCTTCATCAACACCGACATCATCCTCGGCGGCTTCCACACGCCGTCGGTGTCGGTGGTCGATTCGCTCCAGGCGGGCACGCTCATGCGCCAGCGGGCGCTCGACGCCGGTGCGCTGACCATCTCGCCCTGGACCGAGGTGGAGGACATCGAGGTCGACCGCGGACGCGTCAAGGCGGTGGTCACCGACAAGGGACGGATCCGCTGCGACTACGTCGTCATCGCCTGCGGCGTGTGGAGCCCGCGCATCGCCGCGATGGCCGGTGCCTCGATCCCGCTGACCCCGGCCGTGCACCAGATGATCGACGTCGGGCCCATCCCGCTCCTGGAGGCGACCCGCAAGGAGATCGCGTTCCCGATCGTCCGCGACGTGGACACCAACATGTACGAGCGCCAGAACGGCGGCGATATGGAGGTCGGTTCCTACGCGCACCGGGCGATCCTGCACCACCCGAACGAGATCCCCTCCATCGCCGAGGCACAGCTCTCGCCGACCCAGATGCCCTTCACGGCCGAGGACTTCGACCAGCAGATGGAGGACGCCCTCGAGCTGATGCCCGAGATCCTCGACGTCCCTGGTGCCGGCATCAAGCACGCCATCAACGGGCTGCTGTCGCTCACGCCCGACGGCGGCCCCCTGCTCGGTGAGACCGTCGAGGTCAAGGGCCTGTGGTCGGCCGCCGCGGTCTGGATCAAGGAGGGGCCGAGCGTCGGCCGGGCCATCGCCGAGTGGATGACCGACGGGCAGCCCGAGTACGACCTGCACGGCGGCGACAT
Protein-coding regions in this window:
- a CDS encoding cyclodeaminase/cyclohydrolase family protein, whose protein sequence is MTLEEYLERVAARAPAPGGGAVAAVTLAAAAGLVAMAARFDDGRDETAAIVEEADAIRREALRLADEDTVAYAAVLDASRADHDDEAARRRAVRAALSAATDVPLGVVERGHRVATLGVPVALDGNPNLRGDALVGVRLADAAARSAADLVRLNASLGDLGDGPVDQAESWCAELRVVVGALEQPPR
- a CDS encoding GntR family transcriptional regulator — translated: MLVPEHAPSTSLSDQAYYLLRDRIVTLRLPPGALVNERDLMEEFGLGRTPIREALRRLADEDLVEVYPRRGIQVGPIDVGDLGAISEVRVELEGFAARLAARRANADDRDDLRALLDEIETIAAGDDEPDELQLIHLDQRIHRLIYRAVHNPFLEAALDRYYVLALRLWFLALDRVPRLEDAVGEHGELLRTILDGDEATAEAIARDHVIGFEQQIRQLL